From Selenihalanaerobacter shriftii, a single genomic window includes:
- a CDS encoding M48 family metallopeptidase: MRNVKKKWLIFSLLIIFLLLNSLSASAVSDLEKEVAKNNLEKYSKEYGWLELKPKIQKRVYKVFDSLAVNAEKDASDLDFKLYIADTKKINAVYLGNGYLVLYKGLIDDLENNNQLAAVLAHELGHGVNDDIQDSIDLIQGIKLGTVLIDLAKDGKVNQKKPDFITALSMQLLQKGYSRKQEREADKYSVFLTKESGYNPQGTIGLMKVLQKKSTGGNSKLLEIFSDHPNTDNRIDYLSNLVNKIESAEKLYYSPISTARRLTKGLLTDDINMMYSTYSQRVQNKISLDEFKRRKDLQKIRKRISKMKKEYKIGYSIEIRNQVEGTARVAISYLNTNVKKVEIKELKKDENEIKKKMKFDDNKIIISLAIDLIKERYGWKVIKGPVIY, encoded by the coding sequence ATGCGAAATGTAAAGAAAAAATGGTTAATCTTCTCTTTATTAATTATATTTTTATTATTAAATAGTTTATCAGCAAGTGCAGTTTCCGATTTAGAAAAAGAAGTGGCTAAAAATAATTTAGAAAAATATTCTAAAGAATATGGTTGGCTTGAATTAAAGCCTAAAATTCAAAAGAGAGTTTATAAAGTATTTGATAGTTTAGCAGTTAATGCTGAAAAAGATGCTTCAGACCTTGACTTTAAACTTTACATAGCAGATACTAAAAAGATAAATGCTGTCTATTTAGGTAATGGTTATTTAGTATTATATAAAGGGTTAATAGATGACTTGGAAAATAATAACCAATTAGCAGCAGTTTTAGCTCACGAATTAGGACATGGAGTTAATGATGATATTCAAGATAGTATAGATTTAATTCAAGGAATTAAGCTTGGTACTGTTCTAATTGATTTAGCTAAGGATGGTAAGGTAAATCAAAAAAAACCGGATTTTATAACTGCACTTAGTATGCAATTATTACAAAAAGGTTATAGTAGAAAACAGGAAAGAGAAGCTGATAAGTATTCAGTCTTTCTGACTAAAGAAAGTGGTTATAATCCTCAGGGAACTATAGGATTGATGAAAGTATTACAGAAGAAAAGTACCGGAGGTAATTCTAAATTATTAGAAATTTTCTCTGATCATCCTAATACAGATAATAGAATAGATTATTTATCAAACTTAGTTAATAAGATAGAAAGTGCTGAGAAATTATATTATTCACCAATATCTACAGCTAGAAGGTTGACTAAAGGATTATTGACTGATGATATTAATATGATGTATTCGACATATTCTCAAAGAGTACAGAATAAGATAAGTTTAGATGAATTTAAACGGAGAAAAGATTTACAAAAGATAAGGAAAAGGATAAGTAAGATGAAAAAAGAATATAAAATAGGTTACTCTATTGAAATTAGAAATCAAGTTGAAGGAACGGCTAGAGTAGCTATTTCTTACTTAAATACTAATGTTAAGAAGGTTGAGATTAAGGAATTAAAGAAAGATGAGAATGAAATTAAAAAGAAAATGAAGTTTGATGATAATAAAATAATAATTTCATTAGCTATTGATCTAATTAAAGAAAGGTATGGATGGAAAGTAATAAAAGGTCCAGTAATATATTAA
- a CDS encoding N-acetylmuramoyl-L-alanine amidase family protein encodes MWLIIKKKYLIYIIIILSMVMFQLGKRYSNLPVFIRIRSPLQKKVIVIDPGHGGIDGGANRRGLLEKDINLQIALKLKKILEKNNAKVKMTRDKDIALDHLNKRSSNRHVRDLWSRVKIINQKDTDLFISIHINAGAPHLNGPLIFYNQNNKKLANLLQDKLNTLEYKGKSPSNNYPLKGDYFLLRNANKPGALVEVGYITNPTDNILLQDEKYQWVVAEVLYNGIEEYFSSFTFYLEILEKA; translated from the coding sequence ATGTGGCTGATTATTAAAAAGAAATATCTAATATATATTATTATTATTCTATCAATGGTTATGTTTCAATTAGGAAAAAGGTATAGCAATTTACCTGTTTTTATTAGAATCAGGAGTCCATTACAAAAAAAGGTGATAGTGATTGATCCAGGTCATGGGGGGATAGATGGAGGTGCTAATAGAAGAGGGTTATTGGAAAAAGATATTAATTTACAGATTGCATTAAAATTGAAAAAAATATTGGAAAAAAATAATGCTAAAGTTAAAATGACTAGAGATAAGGATATAGCATTAGATCATTTAAATAAGCGGTCTTCTAATAGACATGTCAGAGATTTATGGTCTAGAGTAAAAATTATTAATCAAAAAGATACAGATTTATTTATTAGTATTCACATTAATGCTGGGGCACCTCACTTAAATGGACCATTAATATTTTATAATCAGAATAATAAGAAATTAGCTAATTTACTTCAGGACAAATTAAATACTTTAGAGTATAAAGGTAAAAGCCCAAGCAATAATTATCCTTTAAAAGGTGATTATTTTCTTTTAAGAAATGCTAATAAACCAGGAGCTTTGGTAGAAGTAGGTTATATTACTAATCCTACAGATAATATATTATTACAGGATGAAAAGTATCAATGGGTAGTAGCTGAAGTATTATATAATGGAATAGAAGAGTATTTTTCTAGTTTTACTTTTTATTTAGAAATATTAGAAAAGGCTTAA
- a CDS encoding RNA polymerase sigma factor: MEECDEILIKKCQSGDDTAFRELIDKYKKGAINAAYRMVNDRQLAEDIVQESFIRVYKYIDDFRGDSKFFTWLYKIILNICRDHFRSQPDKTPISLEDAPVSNLLRREIPDFVETPERYLENKELQKLLKEKINCLSFKHREVIVLRELQEFSYKEIANILEIPLGTVKSRVNAARSYLQDMLTNKETVVR; encoded by the coding sequence ATGGAAGAATGTGATGAAATTTTAATTAAAAAATGTCAATCAGGCGATGATACAGCCTTTAGAGAATTAATTGACAAGTATAAAAAAGGTGCTATTAATGCAGCCTATCGAATGGTTAATGATCGGCAGTTAGCTGAGGATATAGTTCAAGAATCATTTATTAGGGTTTATAAATACATAGATGATTTTAGAGGAGATTCTAAATTTTTTACTTGGTTATATAAGATTATTCTAAATATTTGTCGGGATCACTTTCGCAGTCAGCCTGATAAAACTCCTATTTCGTTAGAAGATGCTCCAGTTTCTAATCTTTTAAGAAGAGAGATTCCTGATTTTGTGGAAACTCCTGAAAGATATTTAGAAAATAAAGAATTACAAAAATTGCTTAAAGAAAAGATTAATTGCCTTTCTTTTAAACATCGGGAAGTAATAGTATTGAGAGAATTACAAGAATTTAGCTATAAAGAAATTGCTAATATTTTAGAAATTCCTTTAGGCACTGTGAAATCAAGAGTAAACGCTGCTCGGTCTTATTTACAAGATATGTTGACTAATAAAGAAACAGTGGTTAGATGA
- a CDS encoding zf-HC2 domain-containing protein, whose translation MNIDCKYVQKNLSAYLDEEISLFNQKRIQKHLIKCKKCRLKYKNLEVTVQTLNTFPDISPSKDFTNKVMEQVTKEKNTNLSLEQWISNIFKTYKLTTVTISLFSVLGISSLALIANKLPFFTIGKIFYHLFNSSYFVSDKLVQVYPQLMIYLQSTLLISLFGFVFMFQQFNKKNKSK comes from the coding sequence ATGAATATAGATTGTAAATATGTACAGAAGAATTTATCAGCTTATTTAGATGAAGAAATTTCGTTATTTAATCAAAAAAGAATTCAAAAACATTTAATAAAATGCAAAAAATGTCGATTAAAATATAAAAATTTAGAGGTAACTGTGCAAACTTTAAATACTTTTCCAGATATAAGTCCTTCCAAAGATTTTACTAATAAAGTGATGGAGCAAGTTACAAAGGAGAAAAATACTAATCTATCTTTAGAGCAGTGGATAAGTAATATATTTAAGACTTATAAATTGACTACGGTTACTATTAGTTTGTTTAGTGTATTAGGTATTAGTTCATTAGCATTAATAGCTAATAAGCTTCCGTTTTTTACGATTGGTAAAATATTTTATCATTTATTTAATAGTTCTTATTTTGTAAGTGATAAGTTAGTACAGGTTTATCCTCAATTAATGATTTACTTACAGAGTACTTTATTAATTAGTTTATTTGGTTTTGTATTTATGTTTCAGCAATTTAATAAAAAGAATAAATCTAAATAG
- a CDS encoding lysylphosphatidylglycerol synthase transmembrane domain-containing protein encodes MDTRIKKGLIFFYIVSLLVSGIIIYYTANIETWKRLVDLKLRYILLTLILTIVMWIFDYMRIRELAKGIGEEVSLPLGLKIVWTNLFLAAVTPFQTGGGPMQVFLMYKNKIPISRGIVITSMKFIIALLFFAVVSPTIILLYPDLLPQGNFKYVFSYIIFFFTLTGVLYIFTILFPKRIKSLLYIIVNFLNRFKFIKVEYTDKLLKFGLKNINEFNTSFKVYLTKGRKNLYLSILYTFMFLLIQFSIPIWLIRAFGFEISAFNIILNQIILTTLMYFTPTPGGSGIAEGGFMLLFLKYVPKHSIGLVILLWRFFVIYLGVILGLYIFIKVLGEVTLDKIMNVESERS; translated from the coding sequence GTGGATACTAGGATTAAAAAGGGTTTAATATTCTTTTATATTGTAAGTTTATTAGTAAGCGGTATAATAATTTACTATACAGCAAATATAGAAACATGGAAGCGATTAGTAGATTTGAAATTAAGATATATATTATTAACTTTAATTTTAACAATTGTAATGTGGATCTTTGATTATATGAGGATTCGAGAATTAGCTAAAGGAATTGGTGAAGAAGTTTCATTACCATTAGGATTAAAAATAGTTTGGACTAATTTATTTTTAGCTGCTGTAACTCCTTTTCAAACTGGTGGAGGTCCAATGCAAGTCTTTTTAATGTATAAAAACAAAATTCCTATTTCTAGAGGAATAGTAATTACTTCTATGAAATTTATAATTGCTTTATTATTTTTTGCAGTAGTAAGTCCTACTATTATTTTATTATATCCTGATTTATTACCTCAAGGTAACTTTAAATATGTTTTTTCTTATATTATCTTTTTCTTTACTTTAACGGGGGTTTTGTATATATTTACAATTCTTTTTCCAAAACGAATTAAAAGTCTCTTATATATAATAGTAAATTTTTTAAATAGATTTAAATTTATTAAAGTAGAGTATACCGATAAGCTATTAAAGTTTGGTTTAAAAAATATAAATGAATTTAATACTAGTTTTAAGGTATATTTAACTAAAGGTAGGAAAAACTTATATTTAAGTATTCTCTATACCTTTATGTTTCTATTAATTCAATTTAGTATTCCAATTTGGCTGATTCGAGCTTTCGGTTTCGAAATTTCAGCTTTTAATATTATACTTAACCAAATTATTTTAACAACTCTTATGTATTTTACACCTACTCCTGGTGGAAGTGGTATTGCAGAAGGCGGATTTATGTTATTATTTTTGAAGTATGTACCAAAGCATTCTATTGGATTAGTGATTTTACTCTGGAGATTCTTCGTTATTTATTTAGGGGTTATCTTAGGATTATATATTTTCATAAAAGTCCTAGGAGAAGTTACATTGGATAAGATTATGAATGTGGAAAGCGAAAGGAGTTAA
- a CDS encoding glycosyltransferase gives MHIAMFTNNYRPFVGGVPISIDSFANEFRERGHQVTIFAPEYKKTTEDEENIFRVPSLKMIKYGNSCLPIPLSGLSNLKKEFAKLNIDIVHCHHPFFLGRVGQKLGHKYNIPIVYTYHTRYKEYCHHLPIGIDKFCEAALDKIVENFCNNSDLVFAPTQGMTNYLFSIGVNTQIKVIPTGIDLSHYDQIEINDYQSQLQATNDDILLFVSRLSAEKNIDFLLKSLEPVLNSKEKLKLLIVGDGPEKENLIELSVELGVKNQVEFLGKKNREELIKLYKLSDIFVFSSLSETQGMVITEALAGKTPVVALNGTGVKDIIIDGKDGYLLAPDDKRGFANKVTKLLNDRDLLDEMSLNALEKANQYSIQNLAQDMLKYYHSLCNFRANYQPEFAAGQR, from the coding sequence ATGCATATAGCTATGTTTACTAATAATTATAGACCTTTTGTAGGTGGAGTTCCGATTTCAATTGATAGTTTTGCTAATGAGTTTAGAGAAAGAGGCCACCAAGTTACTATTTTTGCTCCTGAATATAAAAAGACTACTGAAGATGAGGAGAATATTTTTAGAGTTCCATCATTGAAGATGATTAAATATGGAAATAGCTGTTTGCCTATTCCCCTATCAGGATTAAGTAACTTAAAAAAGGAGTTTGCTAAACTGAATATAGATATAGTTCATTGTCATCATCCGTTCTTTTTGGGAAGGGTAGGCCAGAAATTAGGTCATAAATACAATATTCCAATTGTATATACATACCATACTAGATATAAAGAGTATTGCCATCATTTACCGATCGGTATAGACAAGTTTTGTGAAGCAGCTTTAGATAAAATAGTAGAAAATTTCTGTAATAATTCAGATTTAGTTTTTGCTCCTACTCAAGGTATGACAAATTATCTATTTAGTATAGGAGTTAATACACAAATCAAAGTTATACCAACAGGAATTGATTTAAGTCATTATGATCAAATAGAAATTAATGATTACCAGTCGCAATTACAAGCTACAAATGATGATATTTTATTATTTGTAAGCAGATTATCTGCTGAAAAAAATATTGATTTCTTACTTAAATCGTTAGAGCCAGTATTAAATTCAAAAGAAAAGTTAAAGTTATTAATCGTAGGAGATGGACCCGAAAAAGAAAACTTAATTGAATTAAGTGTGGAATTAGGGGTTAAGAATCAAGTTGAATTTCTGGGTAAGAAAAATAGAGAAGAATTAATTAAGTTATATAAATTATCAGATATTTTTGTATTTTCCTCATTATCAGAAACACAAGGAATGGTAATTACAGAAGCACTAGCTGGAAAAACACCAGTAGTTGCTTTAAATGGTACAGGAGTAAAGGATATTATTATTGATGGTAAAGATGGTTATTTGTTAGCTCCAGACGATAAAAGAGGTTTTGCTAATAAAGTAACTAAATTATTAAATGATCGTGATTTACTTGACGAGATGAGTTTAAACGCTTTAGAAAAAGCTAATCAATATAGTATTCAAAATTTAGCTCAAGATATGCTAAAATATTATCATAGTTTATGTAATTTTCGAGCAAATTATCAACCGGAGTTTGCTGCTGGACAAAGATAA
- a CDS encoding DMT family transporter produces the protein MREHQIFTNKFWVPILAITACILWGTAFPFLKISYHELMIEKTDFFSKLLFASYRFFIASLILLGHLYFKQGKESLKVKKEFIKPLLILGLFQTTLQYSFFYNGLANTTGIKASILGTSGIFLTVVTSHFIYVSDKLNTRKILGLIVGFLGVLIVNINRGSFDFAFNFLGEGFILIAGTVSAVAAILAKDLANKIFPQIITGYQMLLGSLVLFLISITRVEASSLNFTIKTFSIMIYLAFVSAVGFGLWYTLIKYNSLGYISIYKFMIPVSGVLFSNILLVEENISINILIALLLVSIGIFIINFRIKKKNTKVLQE, from the coding sequence ATGAGAGAACATCAAATTTTTACTAATAAATTCTGGGTACCGATTTTAGCAATTACTGCTTGCATTCTTTGGGGTACAGCTTTTCCATTTTTGAAAATAAGTTATCACGAATTAATGATTGAGAAAACTGATTTTTTCTCTAAATTGTTATTTGCTTCTTATCGTTTTTTTATTGCTTCACTAATATTATTAGGTCATTTATATTTTAAGCAAGGGAAGGAAAGTTTAAAAGTTAAAAAAGAATTTATTAAACCATTATTAATTTTAGGGCTATTTCAAACAACTTTACAATATTCATTTTTTTATAATGGCTTAGCGAATACTACTGGAATTAAAGCTTCAATTTTAGGCACTAGTGGAATATTTTTAACTGTGGTTACTTCTCATTTTATCTATGTTAGTGATAAACTAAATACTAGAAAAATTTTAGGGTTAATAGTTGGATTTTTAGGAGTATTAATTGTTAATATCAATAGAGGTAGTTTTGATTTTGCTTTTAATTTTTTGGGAGAAGGTTTTATTTTAATTGCTGGTACGGTATCAGCTGTAGCTGCAATATTAGCTAAAGATTTAGCTAATAAAATTTTTCCACAAATAATAACAGGTTATCAAATGTTATTAGGATCTTTAGTTTTATTTTTAATTTCTATTACTAGGGTTGAAGCTAGTAGTCTTAACTTTACTATCAAAACTTTTTCAATCATGATATATTTAGCTTTTGTGTCAGCAGTTGGTTTTGGTTTATGGTATACTTTAATTAAATATAACTCTCTAGGCTATATTAGTATTTATAAATTTATGATTCCAGTTAGTGGAGTGTTATTTTCTAATATACTTTTAGTGGAAGAAAATATTAGTATTAATATATTAATTGCATTATTGCTAGTTTCAATAGGGATCTTTATCATAAATTTTCGTATAAAAAAGAAGAATACAAAAGTATTACAGGAATAA
- a CDS encoding YkuS family protein: MKRRIAIEEGLTNVSQELQGSNYEIVNLDSNNLQSVDAVIVSGEDNNMMNMSDIKTKAQVINAHGLSATQVRDEIKNRLV, from the coding sequence ATGAAACGAAGAATTGCAATTGAAGAAGGTTTAACAAATGTCAGTCAAGAATTACAAGGTAGTAATTATGAAATTGTTAATTTAGATAGTAATAACCTTCAAAGTGTCGATGCAGTTATAGTTAGTGGAGAAGATAATAATATGATGAATATGTCTGATATTAAAACTAAAGCACAAGTGATCAATGCTCATGGATTATCAGCAACACAAGTAAGAGATGAAATTAAAAATAGACTAGTTTAA